A window of the Oryza brachyantha chromosome 5, ObraRS2, whole genome shotgun sequence genome harbors these coding sequences:
- the LOC102716687 gene encoding metallothionein-like protein 2C yields the protein MSCCSGNCGCGSGCQCGNGCGGCKMFPDVEATATTKTAFVLAAASNKASSGGLEMAAESGENGGCGCSTCKCGTTCSGCTCCSCN from the exons atgtcTTGCTGCAGCGGTAACTGCGGCTGTGGCTCCGGCTGCCAGTGCGGCAACGGCTGCGGCGG ATGCAAGATGTTCCCTGATGTGGAGgccactgccaccaccaaGACGGCCTTCGTCCTGGCCGCTGCCTCCAACAAGGC GAGCTCCGGAGGGTtggagatggcggcggagagcggcgagaacggcggctgcggctgcagcACCTGCAAGTGCGGCACCACCTGCAGCGGCTGCACCTGCTGCTCCTGCAACTGA
- the LOC102710877 gene encoding replication protein A 70 kDa DNA-binding subunit C-like: MEPQLTPGAVQAIADHPDGAGTVQPVLQVVDVRPVTTKNAPPTPKPADRFRMMLSDGAHTQQSMLATALNCLVKDGTLRPGTVVQLTDFMCNTIQGKRIIIVVKLDVLQNDCAIIGNPKHYEPKGLTKEQDPNLQASAAQTSSGTYSGGASMLGSSMAPTVDPAASNRSYGGPYNSAQGMLGSSIGQTVEPGPTNVSIGGPYRAISAQNTMNANLMWSTSQQSLVNPNQNQRFSGPASGGGSGPPGNVYGQPARPSYQQPPSVNMNRGPAARNDSATRIIPIAALNPYQPKWTIKARVTAKSDIRHWSNAKGSGTVFNFDLLDAQGGEIRAQCWKESVDKFYGQIEVGKVYLISRGTLKPAAKKYNTLNHDYEMTLDAGLANLEVCSDDDNSIPRLQYNFRQISELENIDNETIVDLLGVVTSVSPSATIMRKTGTETKRRTIQLKDLSGRSIEVTLWGNFCDVEGQQLQLQCDSGLNPVVALKGARVSDFGGRSAGTISSTQLIINPDFPEVERLRQWFMTEGKTAPCISLSREISNMGRADARRTIAQIKDDDLGRQEKADWITVKAAISHVGTDNFCYPACPKILSGGRQCGKKVINNGDGMWHCDRCDESVQNCEYRYLLRFQIQDHTGTTYVDVFQEAGEQVFCRKAEELFSIRNVDQDDAQFAEIIEGVRWHQYLMKLRVKEETFNDETRLKCHLMKIEKLDPSKESNILLGAIDSLLLDGSGSSPEGQSAPSPNAGFTDLVGGHSATTSSANQFGQLASVSAGMSAPLSATLNMQTCSICGANGHSAQNCHVGADMGRQETSAVGGFTVSNHNSIGGNTSSGPCYKCNQPGHFARDCPAQSGLGPCYKCNKPGHFARDCPGQSAGVQHQTYGNSVSSRGYNRQSFVGGY, from the exons atGGAGCCGCAGCTGACGCCGGGCGCGGTGCAGGCGATAGCGGACCACCCCGACGGGGCCGGGACGGTCCAGCCGGTGCTGCAGGTGGTGGACGTCCGCCCCGTCACCACCAAGaacgcgccgccgacgcccaaGCCCGCCGACCGCTTCCGGATGATGCTCTCCGACGGCGCCCACACGCAGCAGTCCATGCTCGCCACCGCCCTCAACTGCCTCGTCAAGGACGGCACCCTCCGCCCCGGCACCGTCGTCCAGCTCACCGACTTCATGTGCAACACCATCCAGGGCAAAAG gattattattgttgtgaAACTTGATGTTCTGCAAAATGACTGTGCCATAATTGGGAACCCCAAACACTATGAGCCAAAGGGTCTAACCAAGGAGCAAGACCCTAACTTACAGGCTAGTGCGGCTCAAACTAGTAGTGGAACCTACTCTGGTGGTGCAAGCATGTTGGGATCCTCCATGGCACCAACGGTGGACCCGGCCGCTAGCAATCGATCATATGGTGGACCCTATAATAGTGCTCAAGGAATGTTGGGTTCTTCTATTGGCCAGACAGTTGAACCTGGTCCTACAAATGTCTCCATTGGTGGCCCTTATCGTGCAATCTCAGCACAGAACACAATGAATGCCAACTTGATGTGGTCAACGTCTCAGCAGTCCTTGGTGAACCCTAATCAAAACCAAAGGTTTTCAGGTCCTGCCTCAGGTGGAGGCTCTGGCCCTCCTGGCAATGTTTATGGGCAGCCTGCACGTCCTTCATATCAGCAGCCACCTTCAGTGAATATGAATAGAGGGCCTGCTGCCAGGAATGACTCTGCAACCCGTATCATCCCCATTGCTGCGCTGAATCCGTATCAGCCTAAGTGGACAATCAAGGCTAGGGTGACTGCAAAGTCTGATATCAGGCATTGGAGCAATGCCAAAGGTTCAGGAACAGTTTTCAACTTTGATCTTCTTGATGCACAAGGTGGAGAAATTCGTGCGCAATGCTGGAAAGAATCGGTTGATAAGTTTTATGGGCAAATTGAAGTTGGTAAGGTGTATTTGATATCTAGGGGAACATTGAAACCCGCGGCAAAGAAGTACAACACCTTGAACCATGATTATGAAATGACTCTGGATGCCGGGTTAGCCAATCTTGAGGTTTGCTCTGATGATGATAACAGCATCCCCAGGCTGCAGTACAATTTCCGGCAGATCAGTGAATTAGAGAATATAGATAATGAGACCATTGTAGATTTACTTGGTGTCGTTACATCAGTTAGCCCTTCTGCCACAATTATGAGGAAGACTGGCACTGAAACCAAGAGAAGGACTATTCAACTGAAGGACTTATCTGGCCGGAGCATTGAAGTAACATTGTGGGGAAACTTCTGTGACGTTGAGGGTCAGCAGTTGCAGTTGCAGTGTGATTCTGGTTTGAACCCTGTGGTTGCTTTGAAAGGTGCCCGTGTGAGTGATTTTGGTGGTAGATCAGCAGGCACAATCAGTTCAACCCAGCTGATAATAAACCCAGACTTTCCTGAGGTTGAAAGGCTGAGGCAGTGGTTCATGACAGAAGGAAAAACTGCCCCTTGCATTTCTTTATCTCGAGAAATTTCTAACATGGGCCGGGCTGATGCCCGCAGAACAATTGCACAGATCAAGGATGATGACTTGGGACGACAGGAGAAGGCAGACTGGATCACTGTTAAGGCTGCAATTTCACATGTGGGTACTGATAATTTTTGTTATCCAGCTTGCCCCAAGATCTTGTCCGGTGGGAGGCAATGTGGTAAAAAGGTCATAAATAATGGCGATGGGATGTGGCATTGTGACCGATGTGATGAGAGTGTTCAAAATTGTGAATATAGGTACCTGCTTAGGTTCCAGATCCAAGACCACACTGGTACTACCTATGTTGATGTGTTCCAGGAGGCTGGTGAGCAGGTTTTTTGTCGCAAGGCAGAAGAGCTTTTCTCAATAAGAAATGTTGACCAAGATGATGCACAATTTGCAGAGATCATAGAAGGGGTCCGGTGGCATCAATATCTAATGAAATTGCGAGTCAAGGAAGAAACCTTCAATGATGAGACGCGGCTGAAATGCCACCTTATGAAAATCGAAAAACTGGACCCCTCGAAAGAGAGCAATATCCTTCTTGGAGCGATTGACAGCCTTTTGCTGGATGGATCAGGCTCAAGCCCAGAGGGGCAAAGTGCTCCTTCCCCTAACGCTGGTTTCACTGATCTGGTAGGTGGTCACAGCGCGACTACATCTAGTGCAAATCAGTTTGGGCAGCTAGCAAGTGTAAGCGCCGGGATGTCTGCTCCACTATCAGCAACACTAAACATGCAGACATGCAGCATTTGTGGAGCCAATGGGCACAGTGCGCAGAACTGCCATGTGGGTGCCGATATGGGTAGGCAGGAAACATCAGCAGTTGGAGGCTTCACGGTTAGTAATCACAACTCCATTGGTGGTAACACCAGCTCCGGCCCGTGTTACAAATGTAACCAGCCTGGGCACTTTGCTAGAGACTGTCCAGCGCAGTCGGGCCTGGGCCCGTGTTACAAATGTAACAAGCCTGGGCACTTTGCTAGAGACTGTCCAGGGCAGTCTGCTGGTGTCCAGCACCAGACATATGGGAATAGTGTTTCATCAAGGGGTTACAATAGGCAATCCTTTGTTGGGGGCTACTGA
- the LOC102711157 gene encoding mitochondrial import inner membrane translocase subunit Tim9-like translates to MDTAAAAMATGGGEEDQARMEAITDNLQTRDALRLYNWVSHRCFSDCVTTFYRRALGKTEEDCVHACVRKFLLLSTASASRFAHLAAAAADDD, encoded by the exons AtggacaccgccgccgccgccatggccaccggcggcggggaggaggaccAGGCGCGCATGGAGGCCATCACCGACAACCTCCAGACCCGGGACGC GTTGCGGCTCTACAACTGGGTGTCGCACCGGTGCTTCTCCGactgcgtcaccaccttctaCCGCCGCGCCCTCGGCAAGACGGAGGAGGACTGCGTCCACGCCTGCGTCCGCaagttcctcctcctctccaccgcctccgcctcccgcttcgcccacctcgccgccgccgccgccgacgacgactgA
- the LOC102711435 gene encoding putative protein phosphatase 2C 46, protein MGNSLATPCFADGGAGRGHHGGAGGDAVAADDDAIGHILCHEGPAFACAIHGVLLPSNQATVGSTGGAGASILNDGAQSFSGSSSFDSSNSFSFRTLQSRQYSGPLDYCTSPSPSTSGTSSSRQLGPRTDKQILDDIEANRQRRRCQGSKRPPLLGRLRKFVASLLRAGPCGFPEQEDPGAVTNGREARRVMRNGDESMRNGEATADDGGAERVQWARGKAGEDRVHVVLSEEHGWMFVGIYDGFNGPDATDYLADNLYTAMCRELSGVLSEEEPDLPEQQPAPTGPRCNGGAAARHREVLDAMARALRRTEEGYFAEAEARAAECPELAMMGSCVLVVLMKGADVYAMNVGDSRAVLAHQAEPDLSHVVLPRGHHDAGDLAGVKEAIKRQFDACEMGELAALPLTMDHSTNVYKEVRRIRSEHPDDPGCITNGRVKGSLKVTRAFGAGYLKEPRWNRALLEVFRVDYVGNSPYISCRPYIRHHRLGPQDKFLILSSDGLYEYFTNEEVVAQVEAFTTRYPDEDPAKYLSHQILLRAANQAGMGFHELLEIQQGDRRQYHDDVSIIIISLEGKIWRSSE, encoded by the exons ATGGGCAAcagcctggcgacgccgtgcTTCGCtgatggcggcgccggccgcggtCACCACGGCGGCGCTGGTGGCGACGCCGTTGCGGCTGACGACGACGCCATCGGTCACATTCTGTGCCACGAGGGCCCGGCCTTCGCCTGCGCCATCCATGGCGTCTTGCTCCCGTCGAACCAGGCGACGGTGGGGTCaacgggcggcgccggcgcttcCATTCTCAACGACGGCGCCCAGTCCTTCTCCGGCTCGTCGTCGTTTGACAGCTCCAACTCCTTCTCGTTCCGGACGCTCCAGTCGCGCCAGTACTCCGGCCCGCTGGATTActgcacgtcgccgtcgccgtcgacttccggcacgtcgtcgtcgaggcaGCTCGGCCCGCGCACCGACAAGCAGATCCTCGACGACATCGAAGCCAACCGGCAACGCCGCCGGTGTCAGGGGTCCAAGAGGCCCCCGCTCCTCGGCCGCCTCCGCAAGTTCGTCGCGTCGCTGCTGCGCGCCGGGCCGTGCGGCTTCCCCGAGCAGGAGGATCCAGGCGCCGTGACCAACGGCCGCGAGGCTCGCCGCGTGATGAGGAACGGCGACGAGAGCATGCGgaacggcgaggcgacggcggacgacggcggcgcggagaggGTGCAGTGGGCGCGCGGCAAGGCCGGGGAGGACAGGGTGCACGTGGTGCTGTCGGAGGAGCACGGGTGGATGTTCGTCGGAATCTACGACGGCTTCAATGGCCCCGACGCCACCGACTACCTCGCCGACAACCTGTACACGGCCATGTGCCGCGAGCTGAGCGGCGTGCTCTCGGAGGAGGAGCCCGACCTCCCGGAGCAGCAGCCGGCGCCGACGGGCCCGCGGTgcaacggcggcgcggcagcgcGACACCGAGAGGTGCTCGACGCGATGGCGCGCGCGCTGCGGCGGACGGAGGAAGGGTACttcgcggaggcggaggcgcgcgcggcggagtgCCCGGAGCTGGCGATGATGGGCTCGTGCGTCCTTGTCGTGCTGATGAAGGGCGCCGACGTGTACGCCATGAACGTCGGCGACAGCCGCGCCGTGCTGGCGCACCAGGCCGAGCCGGACCTGTCCCACGTGGTGCTGCCGCGGGGCCaccacgacgccggcgacctcgccggcgtgaAGGAGGCGATCAAGCGGCAGTTCGACGCGTGCGAGATGGGCGAGCTCGCGGCGCTGCCGCTCACCATGGATCACAGCACCAACGTCTACAAG GAGGTGAGAAGGATCAGAAGCGAGCACCCGGATGATCCAGGCTGCATCACCAATGGAAGGGTCAAGGGTTCTTTGAAGGTGACAAGAGCCTTTGGAGCTGGCTACCTAAAAGAG CCTCGGTGGAATAGAGCTTTGCTAGAAGTATTCCGAGTGGACTATGTTGGCAACTCGCCATACATCTCCTGTCGTCCTTACATTCGGCACCACCGTCTTGGACCACAAGATAAGTTCTTGATACTGTCCTCCGATGGTCTCTACGAGTACTTCACCAATGAGGAGGTGGTGGCACAAGTAGAGGCCTTCACAACTAGATACCCTGATGAAGACCCTGCCAAGTACCTTAGCCACCAGATCCTCCTCCGTGCCGCCAATCAAGCTG GGATGGGATTCCATGAGTTGCTAGAGATTCAGCAGGGAGATCGGCGACAGTACCATGACGATGtgtccatcatcatcatctccttGGAGGGCAAGATTTGGAGGTCATCAGAATGA
- the LOC102716410 gene encoding outer envelope pore protein 16, chloroplastic translates to MPRGGFSGSISSPKIDVAIDMGNPFLNRTVDGFLKIGAVGACKVAAEETFDCLHRGDVSKHRLEHMLKKMCKEGAYWGTIAGVYVGMEYGVERIRGRHDWKNAMIGGALSGALISAASNNHREKIIKDAITGGAVATAVEFINYLT, encoded by the exons ATGCCTCGCGGTGGGTTCTCGGGGTCCATCAGCTCGCCCAAGATCGACGTCGCCATCGACATGGGCAACCCCTTCCTCAACCGCACCGTCGACGGCTTCCTCAAGATCGGCGCG GTCGGTGCGTGCAaggtcgccgccgaggagaCATTCGACTGCCTCCACAGAG GGGATGTTTCAAAGCACAGGCTTGAGCATATG CTGAAGAAAATGTGCAAGGAGGGTGCATATTGGG GTACTATTGCTGGAGTGTATGTGGGCATGGAGTATGGAGTGGAGAGGATACGTGGTCGCCATGATTGg AAGAATGCGATGATTGGAGGTGCCTTAAGTGGTGCTCTGATCTCTGCTGCCAGCAACAACCACAGAGAGAAGATCATCAAGGATGCCATCACCGGAGGCGCTGTCGCAACGGCTGTTGAGTTCATCAACTACCTCACTTAG